The Spirochaetae bacterium HGW-Spirochaetae-1 DNA segment CCCGTATCGGGCTGAGATACCAGGAGATCCTCGGTTTTTACGCCGAGTTTTTCTGCATAAATGGGATCCAGGGCATGCTCGGCATCAACAAAGGCAGCAACACCGCCTGCCTTCTGGGCCTCGGCCACCACATGAAGAGTAAGTGTTGTCTTTCCCGATGATTCAGGCCCGTATATCTCCACGACCCTTCCCCGGGGGATGCCTCCTATACCGAGGGCAATATCCAGTTCCAGGGAACCTGTGGAAATCGAGGCGATCTGGACTTTTTTATTTTCATCGCCAAGCCTCATGATCGCCCCTTTGCCGAATTGTTTCTCTATCTGGAGGATGGCCGCATCCAGCGCCTGATTCTTCTGGTTTAGTTCTTTTTGCTCGGACATTATGTACCTCATTTAAATGTGTTATTGAAGTGGAATTCCCGGGAGTAAACTGCATATGCTACGGCGTCTCCCGGTAATTGATAATTCATTAATATATACGTACCGGCCATTCTCTTAATGAAATGTTATGTCTCATGAAGATGAATTTTTCGGTCGCAAACCGGATATTTTCTTGCCTATCTATAAACAGGTAACGGGACTGAATTTTCAATTAAAATAATTAGTATCTATATAAAAAATATCGATCTACTTGTCAAGAAATATTACTATATTTTTGTATAGTTGTACAGGCGGGTTACACAACCCGCCTGTACAAATTCTATCTATAACGCCATATCTTGCAGGCCGACATGATTCTGGTTCACTTTTTTCATGTATTCCAGTTTATTCAGGGCATCAACAAAGGATATGATACCGGCGATGGAAATATCCACATGAGTGCCATTGCCGAAGACCTTGAGCTCTCTCCCATTATAGTTTTCCACCACCGTGGCCGTTACCTCCGACAGGGCATCGGAGCCGCCTGTTATCGCCACCAGGTTAAAGGACTTTATCAAGGCGTTCGTATCAGTGATCTTCTTAACCGCTTTAACACCGGCATCAACACCGCCATTTCCATGGGCAACTTCAAAGATATTGTCCCTGTTTGTATCATGGTCCTTAAGGGTTACCATGGTCATGGGAGGAGAGAACATACCCGTTGATATCTGAACATTCTGCACCTTGTATCTACGACGTTTTTCTTCTTTATACATGGCCTCGCCGATGAGTGCGATGAGATCCTCGTCGTATATCTGCTTCTTTTTATCTGCCAGTATTTTAAAATATTTGAAGAACCTGTCCAGTTCTTCCTGTGAAAGGTCAAAGCCCAGTTCATGGAGCCTGGTCATGACCGCATGTCTTCCCGAATGCTTGCCCAGGACAAGGGTCGATTTGCTGATACCCACATCTTCGGGCTTCATTATCTCATAGGTCATGGAATTCTTGAGAAGGCCGTCCTGGTGAATGCCCGATTCATGGGCAAAGGCGTTATCTCCCACAATGGCTTTATTGGGCTGTACCGATACTCCAGTAATATGGGTGAGGAGCTTGCTCGTGGCCATGATCTGCCTGGTGTTCAGTGTTGAATTTACATGTAATACGTCGCTGCGTGTTCTCACAGCCATGACTATCTCCTCCATGGCTGTGTTCCCGGCCCTCTCACCGATCCCGTTTACCGTGCATTCCACCTGTCTCGCACCGGCCTCAACGGCTGCCAGTGAATTGGCAACGGCCAGTCCGAGGTCATTATGGCAATGTACGGAGATAACTGCCTTCCCGATATTTGACACATTATCAAAAAGGTACTTTATAATGCGGTGAAATTCCGAGGGAACCGTATATCCAACAGTGTCGGGGATATTAACCGTTGTTGCTCCTGCTGCTATAACCTCATAGACCATGGTTGCCAGGTATTGAAGGTCACTCCTCGTAGCATCCATGGGAGAAAATTCAACGTTGTCCATATACTTAACAGCGTGACGCACGGCATTTATGGCAAGCTCAAGCACTTCCTCCCTGGTTTTCCGGAACTGATGAATAATATGAATGTCGGAACTGGAAATAAATGTGTGTATCCGGGGATGTTTCGCTTTTTCCAGGGCCCGGGCAGCAGCATCAATATCATTGACATTTGCCCTGGCAAGACCGGCCACCTGCACATTCTTGAGCCTTTCTGCGATTCTTTTAACCGAATCAAAATCACCGTCAGAAATTACGGGAAATCCGGCCTCGATGACATCAACACCCAGACGCTCCAACTGCTCGGCAAAAATAAGTTTTTCCTCCATATTCATACTGAATCCCGGCGATTGTTCACCGTCTCTCAAAGTGGTATCAAATATTATAATTTTATCTTTATCTGTTTTATCTTTCATACCAAGACTCCTTTTATTTGTTTCCTGCTGTTATGTAATTTACTGTATCGTTTTTATATAAATTCATATCAATCATCTCCTGAATGATTGATAGTGAAACCGTCCGGCCGCACCTTTACTTCTTAAAGGGAAAGTATACACGGGAAACCCATTCCCTGCACCTCCTGTGTCCTTAAATTAAAAAGGCCGTCACTTTTGTTCGTGACGGCCTTTGTTTGTATCAATAGTACAGTGACATCACGAACCATATCCAGGTTTCTCCAGGAGCAGATGAAGGCTTAGCAATAGGTTCTGCGTGTAATTTCGTGACATCATTTTTTCTCTTGCTCTTTTAATAACTACAAGCTAAGCATTGCTCTCATTATTGTCAATATAAATTAAAAATTATTTTACAATCATAGTATGATTTAGTGTGGTATAATCATTTTTTGAATTTATTGAGCATAATTCTTATAATTTCGTCACGGAACATATTGACCTTTATAAATATTTTATGTTATATATAAGGTTGGGATCAGGTGAGTTTTTCATCCCTTTAAAATTATTTCATTATCGGGACATTTTTTATTATAAAGCCCCCATGGATGGCATTTTATTCAGTACCTTAGATACAGGAATGATAAGGATTAAAAAGTATATGATGAGCATAAAAAAAATACTGTGGCTCGGTTTGCTGATACTCCTGAGTATTGCCATGACTGACTGTGCCGGTTTTAACAGCAAGAACAGGTATATCGACCTGGTGGGTCACCGCGGAGCCAGGGGATACCGGCCTGAAAACACCATTCCATCCTTCCAGTACGGCATTGAAAATAATATGACTGCCATTGAACTTGATGTAAATGTCACCAAAGACAAGGATCTTATCATATACCACGATACGGAAATAACGGGAGCCCTCTGCCTCGATGAATCGGGCAAACCGGCCGCGACAGTTCCAATACGGGACCTCACTGTCGAGGAACTTAAGAAATACGATTGCGGCGCGCTGCAACACCGGGAATTTCCACAGCAAGTCACGGTGGAAAAAACCAGACTGATAACTTTGAAAGAATTTTTCGAGTTTGTAAAGAGCTATGAAACAGAAAGAAAACTGCTCCACGCCACGAGGATCAAGGTGGAGATAAAGTTCCCCCGCGACTATACGCCTGAAGATATAAAGGAAGCGGCAACCCTGGTTGTAAAGAACATTGAAGAAGCGGGCATGACCGAAAGGGCCGTGGTCCAGAGCTTTGTTATTGCCGCACTCCCCGAGGTTCGAAAACTTAATAAAAACATACAGACATCGGCATTGTTTGAACCCCGTTACTCCCGCGGTGTTGCAACCACGGACGGCCCCGGCAATCCCAGGAATACCATAATCAAAGAGGCTCTGAATGCCGGCGCAGATATGATCGCACCTCATTATCTCTTTATAACACCCCAGTTCGTGCGTGAGTGCCACAGAAATAAACTTCGCGTCATTGCCTGGACGGTTAATGATAAAGCGCAGATGGAAAAATTGCTGAGTTACGGCGTGGACGGCATCATATCCGATTATCCCGATATCCTGTACCTTGCCTATAAAGAATGGAAGACTAAAAAAAAGAAATATAAATTATAATATTCAGGATAATCATGATGCAGGCTCTACTGAAGGATCCTTTTTTTTTCGGCGAAGAAATACTTAATACTATGCACATTTTTATAGGTCCGTGGCTCGATTACTGCATGATAGCCATTACAGCCATGGGAACCCAGCTTTTCTACGTAGTAATGCTGCCCCTGGCCTATTGGTTATATGACAGGGAGATAACTCTGAAAATCGGCGCCGTCTTCCTTGTTTCATCTGTTATCAATGATATGACGAAAGAAATATTTCAGAATCCAAGGCCTGACCCGGCATATCTTGTCGACGGCATTCGGGAACTTAATATTACCTATAAGCCGAAAGGACCGGGTTTTCCCAGCGGCCATACCCAGGGTGCACTAACGTTCTGGGGCTCGATTATCTATTTTAACCGAACCAGAGTTATGATCATTTTATCCGCCCTTCTTATTATCCTCATCCCTTATTCGCGCATTTACCTGGGCGTTCATTACCTCGGAGATGTCATAGGAGGATATATCATAGGCGCATTGTGCCTCCTGGTATGCATACCTCTGGTAATTTATTGCGGAAAGCACTACATGAACTGGAACAGCGTCCTTATCATCCTGGGTCTGATCATTCTTCCCCTGGCCGTTTTTCTTATAATCCCGGGCTATCAGACACAACAGCCCCTGGGCGTCCTGTCAGGCATGCTTCTGGGAGCCTACATGGCCAGGGACATCATCTTTAATCCGCGGAACACCCTGTCCGCAGGCCTGGTTAAGGTCCTGATCGGTCTGATCGGCATCTTTATCATTAAATCGGGTGTGAAAATAATTCTTCCCGACAGCGCCATTTTCAGTTACATCCGGTACTGGCTCATCGGTGCCTGGGTCTCCTTTGCGGCGCCTCTCATCTTCAGCAAGGTGGAAATGCTGAAGGGAAAAACCGACAATTGCTGAATTCATCAAATACTATTTAAAGGAAAGTCATATGAAAATAAATACGGATGTTGAAACAATGATTCTCGATTTCACTCGGCAGGGAAAAAAGGCACAGTATATACTAATGGGTTTCACCCAGTTTGCCCGGTGGGAAAAGGAACTGGAACAGAAAGGCATGGAATCGCCTCTCGCCAGCGACGGCCGTTTCATGGGATGTCAGATCATCATATGCAGCAGCGATATTATAGAAGTCGTCACGAGCCCGGCAGACCAGTACCGGCTCCTTTCCCGGGCCCGTTAGTTTTCCTTATTTTTTATTGTCGGCCATGAGTTCCACAAAGCTCTCAACGCGGGTCTGAATCTGCGCCTCGGAAAATGCACGGGGATCATTCATGTCGCACTGGAGAATAAGCACCGGGACTCCCAGGTCCCGTTGTATCGCTTCCTTCAGATCGATCATGCCGCTGCTCGAGGGACGGCATGACATATTCTCATGAAGGATAACCCCGTCAATGCGGTATTCCTGCACGGCTTTCTCAAAATATTCGATACGGTCCTCCAGGTTATAGGCATAGGGGAGATTCATTATGGTGCGGGCCGTTTCGCGCAGGGACTCTTCAAGACTGAGGCCCATGGTTTTCTTCGGCGCGAAGCTCCAGGTATAGGGTTCATAGGTCACCACGATCCCGTATTTTGCCAGATCATACATGAAGCGCATTCGGTACCAGAAGGGAATGCCTTCATAAAGAACACGGTATTTCTCTTTCCCTTCCTGCAGTGTGCCCTCGCCCTTCGCCGCCCGTTTCTTTATGTCTGACAGGAGCTTTTCATAGAATTGAATCCCTTTTTTGACACCGGGAAGAACCACCAGGGGAAAAAATGACGCCGATGTTTCCGCTGCACTGTACACTGAAGGAATTATCTTCCGGTATTCGTATATCTCGCGCCACAGTGAGCTGAGGCGTTCCGACAGTTTCATGACCTTGCGCAGTTTTTTCTCATTGGGTTTTTTTCCGAAATTTTTTTGCATGAACTCGCCGAACAGAATAAACTGCTCCACGACGTAATCGACATAGCCTTCCATGGTTTCAGGAGAAGTGCCGCTTACCACGCTGGGAACATCAAAAACAAAAATGGGAACCTTGAGCCGGTGGGCCTGGAGGTGAAACCACTTCCAGTGCGTGTCGCAGATGGTGTTGGTACAGGTTATGAAATCGGGTTTGTCAAGTCCTCCCAGGGTCGCCTTTATTCCCGTGTCATAGGCGCCGATACTGGTCTTGCAGTAGGAACAGAGATCCCGGCTGTACCCCAGGCTTTCCGTGTACTCGATGAGGCGCAGGGACTGTTTGCGCGCTGCGGCAACCGTAGCCATGTTTTCCGGATGGTGAGGGAAGACATCGTAGGCCCAGAGAAGTTCCACGGGGAAACCGGCGCAGGTCCATGCCGTTTTTTTCCAGGGAAGTTTCGTGGCAAGCATGCCTCTTAAAAAATAATGAATCATGACGCCCTTGAGATCGCCGGCATGGGGAAGGGGCTGTACACGGATTGAGTCGTCTATGAGTGATTGGTTCTTTGCCTTTGTATTCATCATGTTCTCCCTGTCGTTCTTACAGCATTTCATTAAAGGCCATGAGCCGGTTCACCAGCTGCTGGTCCGGCAGTGCCGTGAATTCACGTTCCAGGTGCAGGACCCGGAAGCCCGCATCTTTTATGGCCTTGTTTACTTCAACGGCGTCATAGGCATAGGGCTCACAGAACTTCAGGTTCTGCGAGAGGACGCCGTCTACGGCGGTTTCCTTCAAAGCGCCGAGAAGATAGTCGACACGTTCCTGTATGGTAGGCCTGGTGGCAGGCCGGGGAATGGTGAGATAATAATCAGCCAGCGCTTCCAGGGGATCTCCCGTTTCGGAAATGAGCGTGGCATAGTACCGCTCACCCAGGGAAAGATCATCGCGCACGACACGAATATCGCACTCGTCGAGAATATCCATGAATTCCACGTAGGTAACATCGGAGCCCGTGAGAAGAAAACGTTTTTTCCCCGCGGGAAAGTCGGGACGGGCATCCCATTCCTGTGCACGTGTATCAAGCATTTCCACTATATTCGCCGGTCCATTGGCGATACAGTCCGCCACAACTGTAAAATAATCACGGTTGGGAACGTCCTTACGGGAGCGCAGCAATGACAGGGTCTGGAGGCGCTTCTTGATTTTATTGGACAGAACTATGGCCTCGTGAATCGCACCATCGGAGATATTCACCGAGTACGTATCCTCGAGACTCTTGATAAGCCGTTTCAGTTCGACAATGAAGAACTTCCGCGCAGCCGCGTCATTTTTTATGGGACTGTTGAACCAGTGGAGGAAGGGTGTTTCCACGTGTTTCTTCCAGATATCATAGTGGCGATTCGTGGCATCGCAGCCATGGGCGAAGATGATACCGGCCCATTCCTGCGAATGCGCCAATGCCTCGGTGAGCCAGCTTCGTGCCGCCGGGCAGAAAAATTTCGCCAGGTACTGATCGGCCGGGTCATTTGATGTGCGGACATCGCCCAAAATTTTATAGGGAGTGAATCCCGCGGCGCGGATGATTTCCTCGGGCATGTCATGGGATGAATCAAAATAGGCAAGTTTTTTCATGAGTACCACCAGTCATATAATTCAGTTCAGATTGTGTGGCTATAAAAATGCGGGGGATACAAAAAGGCAAGAAAAAAATGATTTTCGATCAGCATTCGACAATGTCGTATTTTTGTAGCCATGATAGGGGCGCAGCATGCTGCGTCACTACCATGGCATTATTGGCAAAAATAATTTCTAATACCGGTAATGGTCCGGCTTATACGGCCCATCCACGGAGACCCCGATATAGGCTGCCTGCTCCGGACGCAGCCTCGTGAGCCTCACGCCCAATTTGCCCAGGTGCAGCCTGGCCACTTCCTCATCGAGTTCCTTGGGAAGGGTGTAAACGCCGATCTCGTGTTTTTTCGATGCCAGCTCGATCTGCGCCAGGCACTGATTGGTGAAACTGTTGCTCATGACAAAGCTGGGATGGCCCGTGGCATTGCCCAGGTTTACCAGGCGCCCCTCGGAAAGGACTATGATGGAATTCCCCGATTCCAGGGTCCACTTGTCCACCTGGGGCTTTATGTTGTTCTTTTTACATTTCGCATTGTTTTCCAGGTAATGCATGGCAATCTCGTTATCGAAATGGCCGATGTTGCAGAGGATAGCTCCGTCCTTCATCCTCTCCATGTGAGCCCCGTTGATGACGTCCAGGTTTCCCGTGGCCGTGACGAATATGTCGGCCTTTTCAAGGAAATCCTCCAGGGTGGCCACCTCGTAGCCCTCCATGGCGGCCTGAAGCGCACAGATGGGATCGATCTCGGTGACGATAACACGTGCGCCGAATCCCCTCATGGACTGGGCGCAGCCCTTGCCTACATCACCGTATCCGCATACCACAACGACTTTTCCTGCCACCATGATATCGGTACCGCGTTTGATACCGTCGGCCAGGGACTCACGGCAGCCGTAGAGATTGTCGAACTTGGACTTGGTTACGGAGTCATTAACGTTGATGGCCGGAAAAAGAAGTTCCTTGTCGCGAAACATCTGATAGAGACGGTGTACACCCGTCGTGGTTTCTTCTGACACGCCCTTCACGTTTTTGACTATGGCGGTCCACTTGCCCGGAGCCCGCTTTACGCTTTCACGAACGCGGTCCATGACAATTTTAAATTCCTTGTTGTCATAGGTCTTTTCCAGGATGGACGGATCTTTCTCGGCCTTCACTCCCTGGTGTATGAGGAGCGTAGCGTCACCGCCATCGTCAACGAGAAGATCGGGGCCCGAACCGTCGGGCCAGGTCAGGGCCTGTTCCGTGCAGAGCCAGTATTCCTCAAGCGTTTCCCCTTTCCATGCAAAGACTTTAGCCGTACCGGCGGCGGCAATGGCTGCTGCGGCATGATCCTGCGTGGAAAAGATATTACACGATGCCCAGCGCAGGTCAGCCCCGAGGGCTTTCAACGTTTCGATAAGAACGGCTGTCTGGATGGTCATGTGCAGGCTGCCCATGACCTTGAGGCCCTTGAGGGGCTGCTTCGGGCCGTACTTGGCCCGTACCGACATAAGGCCCGGCATTTCCGCCTCGGCCAGTTCTATCTCCTTCCTGCCCCATTCGGCAAGAGCCATATCCGCAACTTTGTATTCAAGATTCGGGTCCAGCTCGGTAAATCCTTTTGGATTATTTGTGTTCATGTATTTCCTCCTGATTGTTTGGTTGTTTTTTCTATTTTACTGCAAAAAAACTTTTTTTTATCATAGATACAATTGTCCATCGGGACCCCGGCGAATATACGTTTCCCTTTCAAACATCCACCGTCGCCACCCCCACGGGGGGTTAATGGACTTTTTAAATTTCCTTTCAGAGATTTCAGATGATTCTCAACCCCCTCCGGGGGTGGCAAAAACAGGTTTTTGATATATCATAAATTCACCCGCCGGGGGCTCTCTGTGATCTTCCTGCAAATCATATTCATCTTTATAGATAAAAATACTGTCACCGCCCCTTCTTTGCCACAAAAATGTTCACTGTCATGCCCTGTTTTGCTTTATACTGAGTCACTTCATCCGTAACGAATCCTGCTTCATCGAGCCAGCGTGTCATCTCGTCACGGTTGAAACCGAGCCACCGGTGTTCATATTTCCTGCGCATCTCCTCATTGTCATGTTTTTCCAGGTCGATGATCACCAGTTTACTTCCCATATTGAGCACCCGGGCAGTCTCGGCTATAACGCGGCGCGGCGAGGGCAGATAATGGAGCACCATGTTGATAACGGCCAGGTCCGCTTCGCCGTCGCGCATGGGAAGGTGCTCCAGCTCTCCGATACGCAGATCGGCATCAATGCCCTTTTCCGCAAAACGCTTCCGCGTGATATCCAGCATCATGGGCGATTTATCAATACCCATGACACGGGCGCCCTGTTCGTGAAGGGCCAGGAGCAAGTCGCCGGTTCCGCAGCCCAGATCGGCTGCCACGTCCCCTTTTTTCACCATGGTGCCCAGGATGGAAACGACATCCATATCGCCCAGTATCTCACTCTTGATATCATCCCAGTCGGGAGCTATGGCATTGAAAAAGCTGGTCTTTTCAAAAGAGCGCTCCTGGATCATGTTTCTCAGGGCAGCCAGGTCTGCGGTCAGCTCTTCATCTGTTTTCAGCAAATATCCCAATGCATCGATAAAGGCCCTGCCCTTCCCGTTTTCCGCGGCACGGTAGAAAACCCAGAGCCCGTCACGGCGCGAAGTGAGAAGTCCCGAATCGGTGAGGATTTTCAGATGGCGTGATATCCTGCTCTGACCCATACCCATGGCCATGACGATTTCATTGACATTGAGCTCATGGTGCATGAGAAGATTGAGCATCCTCAGGCGCGTCTCGTCGGAAAGGGATTTAAAATAAGATATCAGGCTCATATAATATTACTATATCAAGATATATTGATATAGTAATATTAATGGTCTCTATCGTCAACTTTTTTACCGAAAACATCATAATAAATTAAATATTTACACTCAGACAGCATTATTTTTGTATATTATTACAGGAGCCCGGTCGGGCTTTATTTTTAAAGGATAGCTTTTTTTATTACCAGGGAGCTGTCGGGCAAAATGTCGATAGTCTTTGTATAGGATAATATGAATATCGTATGGGTGCAAAAATGATTAAAATATATACGCTTTTCCTGACTTCAGCTCTTGTGGTTTCCACAGCCTGTTCGAGAACGGATATGTGGAACAAATTCGATTCCCAGAACACCGATCCCCCATCACCTATATCCGTGATAATTAGTCCCGCCGGCGGAGCATGGCTTTCCAGCCAGGCCGGGATTATCAACAACGAGGCTACCTTTCTTTTCGACACATCCATGGATACGGCAAGTCTTACACTCACGGGCACCATGGCATCGACATCGGCTATCGCATGGTCCACAACAAATGTCGCCGATGACACGCTTACCATAACTCCATCAGCTTCCCGGACCATTGAAAACGGTGCTACCCTGACAATTGACTGCGACTCCCTTGAGGGAGCCAATATAATCCGCACTCGCACCTATAATATCACTGGATCAGTCTATTATGTGAACATCAGCGCACCGGGCCCCCTGACGGGCACACGCCTGGAACCCATGAACGATATACAGGCTGCCGTTACAGCGGCAAAAGCGACAGCAGCTGCCATATCAGCCTCAACACCGGGTGTTGTGTTGGTGGCGGCAGGAACCTATAATACATCCAATACTCTGGTGATAATGGCCGAGGGTATTTCGCTTTATGGGGGATATTCTGCTACAAGCTGGGACCTGAGGAATCCTGCAACCTATGTTACTATTCTGAAGGACCAGAGGACATCACTGGGAGTGACCACGCCTTTGCTGAATGCTGCCCGTATAATTGAGGTACCGGCAGGGATTACAGGTATGACGATCATTGACGGTTTTACACTTAATGTCGCCCCGATTTTCACCGGAGCCTCAATACTGAGCGCCTGCGCCATCTTTATCAACAACGCATCACCGGAAATCAGCAATAACACCATTACATCCTCCGACGTAAGCAGCACCAATAATCCCGGCGTTCCCGTCAACACCGTGGGAATTTGTCATATTAATGGCGGCTCCCCGAGCATACACGACAATTCCATTGCACTGGCAACACGGGGAGACACCTATAACACCTGTACGAATTACGGTATCTATTTAGCCACCAATGCCGATTCGCATATTCATGACAATTCAATGATATATGGCGGTGCAAGCACAGGCACGGCCGGTATCGTTTATGGAATATTTATCAGCAACAGTTCGCCGATTATTGAAAACAACAGAATAATTGTCTCAGGCGCCACAAATAACAGCTTTGCGATACATATATTCAATGCCGCTCCGGATATCCACAATAACTACATATATGGCGGTTCTTCAGGGTCAGAGACAACTGGGATTAGAGTTGATGGATCATCGGGGATAGTATCATGTTACAATAATATAATCGACGCCGGAGCGGGAGCCAATAACCGATACGGGATCAACATTATTGACGGCGATATCAATATATTCAACAACATCATTAACGGTGGTACCGGTGATAAAGCGAGCGGCATTTATATTACGAACAGTTCTGTAAGGACCGTACAAATTGAAAACAACAACATTTTCACCAACGATGGCGACGCCTTTAATGCCATTACAAGTTATGGCGTTTACGCAACATCAGCCACTTCGTATCCTACTACGCTCAACAATAATAATTTTTTCTACTGCGATATACAATATTATAACTATATTGACGGTGTCGCTGATAAGACGGTAACTCTTTTTGATATATCTACCGTCCTTCTTATTGATGCAGGAGACACCGTCCCCGCCAAGAATAATATCTCGGAAGATATCTATGCCGATCTTGACCAGGCCAATGAGTACCGCTACATCGGCGACTATAATGCCGTTGGTGTGGTTTTTGATACAAGCGGTATTGACGGTAACGGTGCCGGTTGGGGCTACACCATAGACCGCGACGGGAATACACGCACTGAGACCAACGGCTGGTCAATCGGGGCGTATGAGTACGATTGATGAAAGTTCCTGAATTAGAGTGATCTTTTCGTATTCTTTAGCACGCTGCGCCGGAATCACAACATGATATCATCGGTTAATTTTTCCCACTTCACCGGTTCACGTAATCCACCACGGTCCGTTTCCTTCCCACTGTGACCTTTGAAATTCCGCCGTAGTCTATGTGCAGGGTGAACATTTTCTCAAAAGGCATGTTCAGCAAGTGCGCCAGGAGAACATGGATAACGGCCGTATGGGCCACAACCGCAACGCGTTCAACCCGCAGTTCCGTAAGGTCTTTCCAGAAGGCCGCACAACCTTCGGCGAATTCCCGCAGGGCGATGCCTCCCGGTATGGGGTAATTGGTCATGTCCTCAAACCAGCCCTTCAGATCGCCGGGGGTTATTTCGGCCCAGGGCTTCATCTCCCAGTCGCCGAAGCTGAATTCACGGAGGCGATCATCTGTGACAAAGTCCCTTAGCCCCAGGTCCCGGGCCAGAATCTGGCATCGCGTCAGGGGACTGACCCGGGCCGGGTACTCCGCGATATCTCCCGGCAGGCGCTTCTTTACATCGGCCATATCTTCAGGATAGGTGTCGGCCAGTTCCACATCGGAACTGCCGTAGCAGATTGACCGGTCAGGTTTTACCCTGGTATGCCGGATGAGAAGTACTTCCATTATTATCTTTTCCCCACGGGAAACTCCAGGGTGGCAAAATAGTCGTCCAGGGTTTCGGCCCGCCGGATAAGCTCCACGGTACCATCGGGACGCAGGAGCAGTTCAGCCGAGCGGAGCTTCCCGTTGTAGTTGAAGCCCATGGCGTGGCCGTGGGCCCCGGTGTCATGGATCACCACGATATCGCCGATTTCCACCTCGGGAAGCATGCGGTTGACGGCAAACTTGTCATTATTCTCACACAACGAGCCGGTCACATCATATTCCCGCACCACGGGCTCATTCTCCCTGCCCATGACGGTAATGTGATGATAAGCCCCGTAGAGAGCCGGCCTCATGAGGTTTGCCATGGAAGCATCGAGTCCGATATAATTCTTGTAGGTATTCTTTTTATGAAGAACACGGGATACCAGGTATCCGTACGGTCCCGTGATCATCCTGCCGCTTTCCATATATATGTTCAGGGGATGGAGTCCCTTTTCCCGGATCAGTTCATCATAGGCCTTCCCTATCTCATCGCCGATAAATTCAATATCT contains these protein-coding regions:
- a CDS encoding 2-isopropylmalate synthase produces the protein MKDKTDKDKIIIFDTTLRDGEQSPGFSMNMEEKLIFAEQLERLGVDVIEAGFPVISDGDFDSVKRIAERLKNVQVAGLARANVNDIDAAARALEKAKHPRIHTFISSSDIHIIHQFRKTREEVLELAINAVRHAVKYMDNVEFSPMDATRSDLQYLATMVYEVIAAGATTVNIPDTVGYTVPSEFHRIIKYLFDNVSNIGKAVISVHCHNDLGLAVANSLAAVEAGARQVECTVNGIGERAGNTAMEEIVMAVRTRSDVLHVNSTLNTRQIMATSKLLTHITGVSVQPNKAIVGDNAFAHESGIHQDGLLKNSMTYEIMKPEDVGISKSTLVLGKHSGRHAVMTRLHELGFDLSQEELDRFFKYFKILADKKKQIYDEDLIALIGEAMYKEEKRRRYKVQNVQISTGMFSPPMTMVTLKDHDTNRDNIFEVAHGNGGVDAGVKAVKKITDTNALIKSFNLVAITGGSDALSEVTATVVENYNGRELKVFGNGTHVDISIAGIISFVDALNKLEYMKKVNQNHVGLQDMAL
- a CDS encoding adenosylhomocysteinase, producing the protein MNTNNPKGFTELDPNLEYKVADMALAEWGRKEIELAEAEMPGLMSVRAKYGPKQPLKGLKVMGSLHMTIQTAVLIETLKALGADLRWASCNIFSTQDHAAAAIAAAGTAKVFAWKGETLEEYWLCTEQALTWPDGSGPDLLVDDGGDATLLIHQGVKAEKDPSILEKTYDNKEFKIVMDRVRESVKRAPGKWTAIVKNVKGVSEETTTGVHRLYQMFRDKELLFPAINVNDSVTKSKFDNLYGCRESLADGIKRGTDIMVAGKVVVVCGYGDVGKGCAQSMRGFGARVIVTEIDPICALQAAMEGYEVATLEDFLEKADIFVTATGNLDVINGAHMERMKDGAILCNIGHFDNEIAMHYLENNAKCKKNNIKPQVDKWTLESGNSIIVLSEGRLVNLGNATGHPSFVMSNSFTNQCLAQIELASKKHEIGVYTLPKELDEEVARLHLGKLGVRLTRLRPEQAAYIGVSVDGPYKPDHYRY
- a CDS encoding ArsR family transcriptional regulator — its product is MSLISYFKSLSDETRLRMLNLLMHHELNVNEIVMAMGMGQSRISRHLKILTDSGLLTSRRDGLWVFYRAAENGKGRAFIDALGYLLKTDEELTADLAALRNMIQERSFEKTSFFNAIAPDWDDIKSEILGDMDVVSILGTMVKKGDVAADLGCGTGDLLLALHEQGARVMGIDKSPMMLDITRKRFAEKGIDADLRIGELEHLPMRDGEADLAVINMVLHYLPSPRRVIAETARVLNMGSKLVIIDLEKHDNEEMRRKYEHRWLGFNRDEMTRWLDEAGFVTDEVTQYKAKQGMTVNIFVAKKGR
- a CDS encoding glycerophosphodiester phosphodiesterase — protein: MLYIRLGSGEFFIPLKLFHYRDIFYYKAPMDGILFSTLDTGMIRIKKYMMSIKKILWLGLLILLSIAMTDCAGFNSKNRYIDLVGHRGARGYRPENTIPSFQYGIENNMTAIELDVNVTKDKDLIIYHDTEITGALCLDESGKPAATVPIRDLTVEELKKYDCGALQHREFPQQVTVEKTRLITLKEFFEFVKSYETERKLLHATRIKVEIKFPRDYTPEDIKEAATLVVKNIEEAGMTERAVVQSFVIAALPEVRKLNKNIQTSALFEPRYSRGVATTDGPGNPRNTIIKEALNAGADMIAPHYLFITPQFVRECHRNKLRVIAWTVNDKAQMEKLLSYGVDGIISDYPDILYLAYKEWKTKKKKYKL